Proteins co-encoded in one Neoarius graeffei isolate fNeoGra1 chromosome 11, fNeoGra1.pri, whole genome shotgun sequence genomic window:
- the zdhhc22 gene encoding palmitoyltransferase ZDHHC22, whose protein sequence is MIVRMLKLRMLNAIAPAYFYTATAVTFVLHFFLFIPTIFQTQNVTLSSLMLLHITVLLFLMLNALGNYSMTVWFPAESANENIIPVCSPDCPDRVDAHYLLNGRHFCKLCKKIILKRDHHCFFTGNCIGNRNMRYFIMFSIYTSCTCLYSLVLGVAYLTVEYAISFENPLTFLTLLPLSTGYFFLGTISGLQFFLVIMLYVWLGIGLVSAGFCCQQILLVARGQTWCQLQKGQLVESRGTWRSNLSDVFGSRWVLGLFLPVQTVETTPGNWQSYHEHKHD, encoded by the exons ATGATTGTCAGGATGCTGAAACTGCGAATGCTCAATGCTATTGCACCAGCCTACTTCTATACTGCCACAGCAGTCACCTTTGTTCTccacttcttccttttcatccccACTATTTTCCAAACCCAAAATGTTACACTAAGTTCCCTCATGCTGCTTCACATTACTGTTTTGCTATTTCTTATGCTCAATGCACTTGGGAATTACTCAATGACTGTATGGTTCCCAGCAGAGAGTGCCAATGAGAACATTATTCCAGTCTGTTCACCAGACTGTCCAGACAGAGTGGATGCTCACTACCTCCTTAATGGCCGGCACTTCTGCAAACTGTGTAAGAAAATCATTCTTAAACGGGATCACCACTGTTTCTTCACGGGAAACTGCATAGGGAACAGGAATATGCGCTACTTTATCATGTTCAGTATCTACACGTCCTGTACCTGTCTGTACTCTCTGGTGCTTGGGGTGGCCTATCTCACAGTAGAGTATGCCATCTCCTTTGAAAACCCTTTGACCTTCCTCACACTTTTGCCCCTCTCTACAGGTTACTTCTTCCTCG GTACCATTTCTGGCCTTCAATTCTTTCTGGTTATCATGCTCTATGTATGGTTAGGCATTGGTTTGGTGAGTGCTGGTTTCTGCTGCCAACAAATCTTGCTTGTGGCCCGTGGACAAACCTGGTGCCAGCTACAGAAAGGGCAGCTAGTGGAGAGCCGAGGAACATGGCGATCCAATTTGAGTGATGTATTTGGTTCCCGCTGGGTACTGGGCCTCTTTCTGCCAGTACAGACTGTGGAGACCAC